Proteins from a genomic interval of Chanodichthys erythropterus isolate Z2021 chromosome 6, ASM2448905v1, whole genome shotgun sequence:
- the inpp1 gene encoding inositol polyphosphate 1-phosphatase translates to MAELLRLLLSVAEKAANVARVCRQEAPLFELLVQEKTGADKNKKFIQDFKTLADVVIQEMIRHDVCAQFPELTGFIHGEESNKFENGLGESVTVTVCAQEEDTTALLAKVLDGDRAAASLLSKAIHQDLQLRDETAESLQLSISPADVGIWIDPIDGTSQYIEGKEEEEPDEGFCPSGLPCALVLIGVYLRATGQPVMGVINQPFNRKISAGKGWKGQHIWGVSYGDVNVCSYTRCRPSNPQKSECLSVLLSSSERTAVKDALATLPNSSLMYASGAGYKILCVVQGLVDVYVLSEGSTFKWDSCAPHAVLRALGGGISDLSECLRAHLNGHKGHTSELTYHQPRNHSQGVERWANQGGIIAYLDSSIIDKVVAALAGKI, encoded by the exons ATGGCAGAGTTGCTGCGTTTGCTCCTGAGCGTGGCAGAAAAAGCCGCCAATGTGGCACGCGTCTGTCGACAGGAAGCGCCGCTTTTTGAACTCCTGGTACAGGAAAAGACAGGAGCTGACAAAAACAAGAAATTCATCCAGGACTTTAAGACACTTGCTGATGTGGTGATACAGGAAATGATTCGCCATGATGTTTGTGCCCAG TTTCCAGAACTGACTGGCTTTATTCATGGAGAGGAGTCAAACAAGTTTGAGAATGGGCTTG GGGAGAGTGTTACTGTGACAGTCTGTGCTCAGGAAGAGGACACAACTGCTCTTTTGGCTAAAGTTCTGGATGGCGATCGAGCGGCCGCATCTCTCCTGAGCAAGGCGATCCATCAGGACCTTCAGCTCAGAGATGAAACGGCTGAATCTCTACAGCTGTCAATCAGCCCAGCTGATGTGGGCATCTGGATTGATCCCATTG ATGGTACAAGTCAGTACATTGAAGGGAAAGAGGAAGAGGAGCCGGATGAAGGCTTTTGTCCTTCCGGACTCCCGTGTGCTCTGGTTCTGATTGGGGTTTACTTACGAGCCACTGGTCAACCAGTCATGGGTGTCATAAACCAGCCGTTCAACCGCAAAATCTCCGCGGGTAAAGG ATGGAAAGGCCAGCACATCTGGGGTGTTTCCTATGGAGATGTGAATGTTTGCTCGTACACACGGTGCAGGCCGTCGAATCCACAGAAGAGCGAGTGTTTGTCGGTGCTGCTGAGCTCCAGCGAGAGGACCGCCGTCAAGGATGCACTCGCGACACTTCCCAACAGCTCGCTGATGTACGCGTCCGGCGCGGGATACAAGATCCTGTGCGTGGTCCAGGGTCTGGTGGACGTGTATGTGCTGTCAGAGGGCAGCACGTTCAAGTGGGACTCGTGCGCTCCTCACGCGGTGCTGCGGGCGCTGGGCGGCGGCATCTCCGATCTGAGCGAGTGCCTGCGCGCCCACCTCAACGGACACAAGGGACACACCTCTGAACTCACCTACCACCAGCCCCGCAACCACAGCCAAGGTGTGGAGAGATGGGCCAACCAAGGAGGAATCATCGCCTATTTGGACTCCAGCATAATTGATAAGGTCGTGGCGGCACTTGCTGGAAAGATATGA